TGGACATGTCCAGGCTCGCCTCCCGGAGGGTCTTGTCGACGACCTCCAGCAGGGTCCTGGCCATCGTCGTCGCCAGTTCTCGCGGGTCCGTGCCCGTGGTCGAGAACCACTGCTCCTTGGCCGTCGCGAGGTCGACCTTGGTGCCCAGGGACACCGCCGGCGGGAACAGGGGGGCCGATCCCCGGTGCCTCTCCTCGTACTGGGGCAGTGTCACCGAGTTGATCGACTCCAGGCGTGCGAAACCGGTGTTCCTGGTGAGCAGCAGCGCGCACGCACCGTCGCCGAACAGGGAGTGCGGGCTGGACCGCCAGCGGTCGAACAGCGGGGAGTTGTAGTTGTCCGCCGCGGTGATCAGGGAGGCCGTGTGCTCCGGCGCCGCCATCAGGTGAGCCGCGGCCAGCTCGCAGGCGCTGAACAGGCCCATGCAGCCCTGCCGGACCTCCGCCGCGGTCGCCTGTCCGGCGCCGGTGTGCCGCTGGATGTAGAACTGGGGGCTCCAGCTGTGGGGTCCCTGGTACCAGGTGCTGACGTACAGGAGGAGGCTCAGCGCCGCCGGGTCCTGGCCGGCGCGACGCATCGCCTGCCTGCTCGCCCGGAGCGCCATCTCCGGCGCGGGTAGTTCGCCCGCGATCGGGACTCCCGTGATGCCGTACCGCCTGGCCTCGGTCTCGCCCAGATGTCCCTGGGCCACGGCCCACTCGACCGGCACCCGGTCGGGAAGGTGGACCCCGGTCGCACTGATGAACACGCCTGGTGTCTTCATGAGATGTCCCTGTCCGCCCAGTACGGTGCGCGCAGCTCCCGCTTGAGCACCTTGCCGGTGGGCGCCTTCGGCAACTCGGCGACGAACTCCACCGAGCGTGGTTTCTGGTAGGAGGCCAGGTGCTTGCGGGCGACGTCGATGATGTCCTCCGCTGTCGCTGGCCGGTCCGGTCTGAGCACCACGAAGGCCTTCACCGACTCTCCCCACTGCTCGTCGGGCACCCCGATCACCGCGCATTCCAGTACGGCCGGGTGTCTGCCGATCGCCTCCTCCACCTCGACGCTGTAGATCTTCTCCCCACCCGAGATGATCATGTCCTTCAGTCGATCGACGATGTACAGGTAGCGCTCGTCGTCCCAGGTGGCCACATCGCCGGTCCGCATCCACCCGTCCCGGATGGTGGCCGCGGTCAGGTCCGGCCGCCGGAAGTAGCCGAGCATGTTGGCCTCGCCGCGGACCACGATCTCGCCGGGAGTCCTGCCGTCGCGCGGCACGTCGTGGCCGTTCTCGTCGACGACCCGGATCCGGGTGCCGAAGCCCTCGCGGCCACAGGAGCGCAGCCGGTGCGGGTGGCGCCCCCGCAGCGCGTCGCGGTGGTCCTCCTGGGACAGGAACGACATGGTCGCTCCTTCGGTCTGCCCGTAGCCCTGGATCAACCCGCACGGGAAGGCCTCCGCCACCGCGCGCACGATCGCGCTGGGCATCGGGCCGCCGCCGTACTGGATGTTGCGCAGACTCGACAGGTCGTAGGTGTCGAACCCCGGCACCGCCAGCATCCAGTTGAGCATCGTGGTGATGCCGAGGAACGCCGAGACCCGCTCCTGCTCGATGACCTCCAGCGCCTGCCGGGCGTCGAAGTTCATCAGCACCACGGGGCAGCCGTGGGCCAGGTAGTTCATCGAGAGCACCACGGGGATGTGGAACATCTGCCCGGTGAGCAGGTAGACGTCCGAGGGCACGATCCGCTCCGCCACCGTCTGGTTGAGCATCCCAGCGGCCGCACTGCGATGGGAGTGCACCACGCCCTTGGCCGCTCCGGTCGTGCCGCCGGTGTAGAGGATGAACCAGGGGTCGGTATCCTGAACCTGTTCGCTCCAGGGCGGCTCGGCATCCGGCGCCGAGGCGATGAGCTCCTCGTAGCTGCCATCCCCGGAGAGTCCACAGTGGAGCAGGCGCACCAGGTCGACCGTCCGGCCCAGGTCCTCGGCCACGTGCCGGAACTCGGCCGAGGCGACCAGGACGGCGGGTTCGGCGTCGGCGACGAGTGTGCGCAGCGCCTCGGTGGACAGCCGCCAGTTCAGCGGCTGCAGCACCAGGCCCGCGCGGCCCACCGCGAAGTAGAGCTCCTGGTACTCGATGCTGTTGCGGCTGAGCACGGCCACCCGGTCACCGGAGCGCAGTCCCAGTGCCCGCAGGCCGTT
This is a stretch of genomic DNA from Archangium violaceum. It encodes these proteins:
- a CDS encoding ketoacyl-ACP synthase III family protein; the protein is MFISATGVHLPDRVPVEWAVAQGHLGETEARRYGITGVPIAGELPAPEMALRASRQAMRRAGQDPAALSLLLYVSTWYQGPHSWSPQFYIQRHTGAGQATAAEVRQGCMGLFSACELAAAHLMAAPEHTASLITAADNYNSPLFDRWRSSPHSLFGDGACALLLTRNTGFARLESINSVTLPQYEERHRGSAPLFPPAVSLGTKVDLATAKEQWFSTTGTDPRELATTMARTLLEVVDKTLREASLDMSTITRVAFVNWSEERVRERAAVPLGLPMSRLTWEYGRTIGHVGASDQVLSLDHLLVSGELNAGDNLLLLGTGPGANIACMAVRILHRPRWAEVEDVR
- a CDS encoding AMP-binding protein — encoded protein: MNLGMIPAKWAALTPRRTALVDITHQRRIDWATLDTRVRKLANGLRALGLRSGDRVAVLSRNSIEYQELYFAVGRAGLVLQPLNWRLSTEALRTLVADAEPAVLVASAEFRHVAEDLGRTVDLVRLLHCGLSGDGSYEELIASAPDAEPPWSEQVQDTDPWFILYTGGTTGAAKGVVHSHRSAAAGMLNQTVAERIVPSDVYLLTGQMFHIPVVLSMNYLAHGCPVVLMNFDARQALEVIEQERVSAFLGITTMLNWMLAVPGFDTYDLSSLRNIQYGGGPMPSAIVRAVAEAFPCGLIQGYGQTEGATMSFLSQEDHRDALRGRHPHRLRSCGREGFGTRIRVVDENGHDVPRDGRTPGEIVVRGEANMLGYFRRPDLTAATIRDGWMRTGDVATWDDERYLYIVDRLKDMIISGGEKIYSVEVEEAIGRHPAVLECAVIGVPDEQWGESVKAFVVLRPDRPATAEDIIDVARKHLASYQKPRSVEFVAELPKAPTGKVLKRELRAPYWADRDIS